TACTTTCCAAAGTTATTTCACGGTtatgttataatacttataattccGCAGCTTgcttacacttttaagttttaacCCGTTTAACGCCACACCTttcgtgcgcggcgcgtcattgtgaaTGTGAAcgttgtcggaatgcacgaaggttgattttGGGCTGTAGCCGTACGCGTAGTTGACatatttggcggtcaaagggttaaaggcTGGCTTGCATGCCAGGAAAGAATAATAGATCGCAGAAGCGATTGAACCTCGCGACTTAGTCGCAATAATAAATTTCTAGAGAAAGTAATATATGGGCCGTTGTTTGAAGTAAAGTTTAGGGTAAATTCTGGTTGTTCAAATTCCTCGTACtgatataaaaccaaatattaattgtgtataatttatctttttcTAGTATTAGGTGGACTTGTTACTGTGGATTTATAATGTTGCTTTAATTTGAATTGTCACAGAACGCAGTTTTGTCGTTTTGAACTTTAATTGCACTGAAATAAAGTTGAAGAACGAAATCCttactttttaaaataactgttCTAAAGACTTTGATAATTTCTTGCCATAAATATATTATCCTCTGACTGTTTTGCGGCTCATGACATTTGGAACAGtaattgacgaaaaattgtcattCGAATAACATGACTTAACTATCTAATACGTATATGCAACATCATTTTtgtttgattaaaaaatatttcttataaATCCACAGTAGGTAAAAGTAGTTCGACGTaggttaaaaatgtatttaatgtgatgaaaaaaacatgaaattgaaaaaaaaaatagggattatatttaaaaaaatctcaataacGATTTGAAAAGCGTTTTTAAAGCCTGGTATTTTCGACCAGGAACACTTTTTGTTTGGAAAATTGGTGCTTAAAATGTCTTGAATTACAGTAATGAATCTTCAGTTTTGGAATCTTTTCGCTGAATTCATGTTCTAAGTATTTCCATTGCGACTGGGTTAAAAGCTAACCATTAGGCCACGTATTCACTATaaacaattttgtttataaagagTATTGGTAAACAAAGTTTCTCGGAAAATGTTTGGTACCTAGTCAttactaattaaaaatatatatagtgaATACGTAGCGTTAGCGTACTAATATGACCATACAGTGACAGTGACCAAGCAACATATTAGGAGCAAGTGAAGATATTTTTGGGCACCCTTTCCTGATGGCAAAATATGCAGATATTTATTCTTCCTCATGTTAAACATAGGCATAGAAACGTTTATCTAAATTTTGTTATCATTACCATTGCATAGTAACTTTTCTTGCCCGGTAAATTTTCAGTGTGTAAATAATGGATAGTTTTTTATAGCGGGTAtatatagggttgccagatggtcgggatttggcagGATTCTCCAGATATTTAGCATGTGTCCCCGATCGGGAACAcaatgctaaaaatcgggagattcccgccgaatcccgaccatctggcaaccctaggtaaAAATACTGGGTATTGCCACAAGTTCTGCTACGAAGTTAATAGTCCATATCCCATATAAGAATTTGGGTAGAAAATTAGCGGGTTTGAAATGACGAGAATACGTAAGTTTCAACAATTGGTGAAAACATTCCTGATAATGAAGTATACACCCCAGTTACTTATAAAGCCagttatttgttaaaaatagaaAAGGATAAcatcaaaattgaaaaataaaattgtatattgtaGTATTTAATTAAAGCTTTTTAATAGCAATTTTTGGATTGCGAAttaatattttagatttttagaTGCAAAATATGTTGGCATACTCAGcactaaattgtataaagttttattaacaTGGATACAAAGATGAGCATTTTGTAATTAAGATTTATggatatttatttgatattacAGCATGCATAGTGGATCGTTCGTACTGTGATATTCCATGGTTTGTTTAATTTTGAgctaacaataaatttttaaaacattgctttgatttttatttagaaatcatCAGTGAAATCGACATCCATTAACTCTTCTGTCAATGGATCACCATCTTTTTTCCCATTTTCTGGTTCACTGATTATGTTTGGAGGTATATCCTTTTCTTTTACATTAATATTATCAGATACTACTTCTGTAATTTCAGAATTAGATTTATCTTTAGTGTTCATAGTATTGGATGAATTTATTTCAGCCACATCAGATTCTATCTCCTTTTCATTAGAGTCACAATTACCAGTCTGTACATCTGCAGAAATTCCAACTTCATCAGATTCTAAAGCTTCGTCAATTATATTCTGCTTATCAGAATTATTTTCATCAGTATTTGCAACATCTTTTACAACTGGTGTATGGACATCAACTGCGATGGATTCGTTTACTACTAAAACGttttcatcatcagaactgtcactgtcaataaCATTAGTCCTATTGTGTTTCTTTACCACAGGTTCTATGTCAATTTCATCATCGTTTTGTGTAACATCATTTTCTGTATTCGCTTTCGTTTTTTCTCCATTGTTGACAGCAACATTTTCTGTATCTCCATTATTGGCTGCAACATTATCTGTATTCGTTTCCTCTGTTCTTTCTGGAACGGTTTCAGTAGAAAGGTTAGCATTCTGGTTGGAATTATTAGATTGATTGAGTCTTGCTAGTCGCCTTTCCTCGGCGAGTATCCTGTTCCTCATCATTCGTTCTTTTTGTTCCTCGCTAATGGACGGTGATGACGTTGCTTTAGGTAACATAAGGGGTGACCTGTAAATACAGAAGTTAGGTTAGTAGTTAGTTGGGTAGTCATTTCGTTCATTTTTAGCCTACATTCTTTTATATTATTCACAATGACGGGACTTAAACccgtaaaattaagttttaaatttatctcCGACGTTTCGACGACGGCACGTCGTTGtgcccgtggtctcggagaagactggatAAAGTGGACTTCAACATCTTCTAGGCGCGCGACTTTTTAGAATTAACCACACTTGGTCTTGTTTGTCCGTCATTGTgaataataatgagtaaaaatcgtgaaagttataaaccttttacttttacatttactttattgaccgagcgttagcaaaGGCCAGCTTAGGCAAAAATACGAAATGCGACCTGCAGGTcgcaatatttttaatgttattgccAGGTCTACGGCTCTCAAAGCCACTAGTTACCTATGGTCAGACATTGGAGTATGCATCTCCTTCCTAGCCGACCCTAGTGCAGGCGTGGACCGTGCCAGCTCAATCTGTTGCTGCAGCAAGCGGTCAAACTCATCCTCCTCTTGAGGTGGAGCTGCCTCATCTCCACTTGAATCCTGCTGCTGTACTGTTTCCTCGGAGAGGAACTGGTCTGTACGGATTTTGTGGAGGTGGACCTAAAAATTAGAATGATGGTATTAGTGCATCTGGAATGCCTAGATTATATTTAATGTTATTAATTGTTATTGTTTAAGTCTACCTATGTCAAATTTACCTTAACAAATTTTTAGATTTGTTGTGCCTACTTAACCCTTTATATATAAAGGTGAcagaaattatgcaaaattgaaccaTATTATTTCCTCTGCAAggttttaagaaataaaaaattCCACCAATGCTttttgctattaaatatttgtagattaatACCTACCATGACGGGTCTCTTCTTCCCGAGAGTCTCAATCTTCTTGAGGCAGTCATCAAACTTGAACTTAGGATACAGTCTATAGGCCCAGTGCTCTAGTTTCTTGAGAATGAGGTCTAAATCTTCTCTCTCATGGCCTTTTCCTGTGAAATACAAGAACATTTACTGCCAGAATTGTTTTTCAGGTATAATTTACAACAAAACTTAAGCAAACAGACATCAAGTCTTTGTGTACCatcacccacactgttaactgacagcacagggcggacacaccatacatcaaaaatgatttgcgtttatatctgtgcgcggcacgtctgtacacgcgtcattgtatatctgacggacttctggcatgctctcagtagagcgacttacacACACATTCATGTAGCggcgcggggcgaggtaatccgagtcggggcggggtggTGCGTGTcagttctgtatgataatactattacttattctgtgctgacAGTGTAAACCTTAATACAAAAGGCATAATGGTTAAGagtattgctgtttgtacatgtttaaaatttaattgttaaCTTATGGGACACTGTATTAAATTTAGGTACATACCTTTAAACATGAAATCTTTGAAATGTTCAGGTAATATTTGTATTCCCCTTGGGCCGGTAAGCCTTGCCGGGTTCAGAACAACACGGGGGTTCTTCACAACCTTTTTAGCTTTGGCTGTGTGATCTACTACTCTCTTGTCTTCCtctgtaataaaacaaatatttaaaaaataacacacacacatacacacgccttcaaataaaattgtttactAACCAGCCTCATCTTCCTTTTCGCTATTTTCATTACTGTCTGGAGACCGCGGTCTGTCATCCAGCTCGTCACCTTCGATCACTCGCTCAAGCTCTTGAGCTTCACCTGCCTCGTCCTCCAAGAACACATCCTCTAGCAGGGACATTATTCATACACTTTTTTACACATAACCTCTATGTCCTAAAATTAACGTAGTCTTGAAAAACTTTGTCACAATGTTTATAATTCCTTTGAAGCAAAATATCACCGCAATCGCACTTccctttcgtttttttttataaattcaaaTGTAAGAGTAAGACTGTAAGTTGTAATTGTAATAATTGTATTAACTTGACAGTGACACTCAGTGACAGTTTTAGATTTAGGCGGGAAAAGTTTCTTTTTGTATCTCACTTTAcgcagtaaaaaaatattacttaaaattattttaacgcaaTTAGACTGATAAATAATTAAGAATCCCATTCTTTTATAAAATAACTCAGAATCAGCCCTGGAgaaggctacaaatataatgtctCGCATAAAATGCTGCATAAATGGAACTTGTGTCATTAGCGCGTGTTACGTGTTACTAGACTGCAAGTGAAAAGGAACGTCTCACGTTCAAGGAAATTAGCATGGACAGATTTATAAATTAGGCATGTAAAACTTCCGctttatttaagtaataaaagaaGTTTAAAAGTAttcagttaattttaaaaaccTTGTGTAAAAAAACggattattaatataattatttatttcaaaatttcaCAGCATACAACTATTGTTATATCAAACCggtaatatacatatttcgcTTTTATAGTGTATAGACCTATACCACCTATACGAATATTTAATTGATCACCTATGGTATGCtttcatttataatataaaaccgCTGATCGATTGTCTTCAATTGTTACATAATCACAAAAATTTTTGGCATTAAAAACTGGCCATTCTTCAAACCGTTACGTTAAACGTGAACATGGAACACCACTAGTAAGTCACGTGACCAGCTTGCGTTTGAGAGCGCATCACAGGTATGGAAATCaggaaattttattaaaaaataagttgaTTTTCGGATATTGCTTTAGAATTAAGGTAAACATAAAAGTTGAGATTTAATTGTGT
The sequence above is a segment of the Cydia amplana chromosome 2, ilCydAmpl1.1, whole genome shotgun sequence genome. Coding sequences within it:
- the LOC134659946 gene encoding TIMELESS-interacting protein; translated protein: MSLLEDVFLEDEAGEAQELERVIEGDELDDRPRSPDSNENSEKEDEAEEDKRVVDHTAKAKKVVKNPRVVLNPARLTGPRGIQILPEHFKDFMFKGKGHEREDLDLILKKLEHWAYRLYPKFKFDDCLKKIETLGKKRPVMVHLHKIRTDQFLSEETVQQQDSSGDEAAPPQEEDEFDRLLQQQIELARSTPALGSARKEMHTPMSDHRSPLMLPKATSSPSISEEQKERMMRNRILAEERRLARLNQSNNSNQNANLSTETVPERTEETNTDNVAANNGDTENVAVNNGEKTKANTENDVTQNDDEIDIEPVVKKHNRTNVIDSDSSDDENVLVVNESIAVDVHTPVVKDVANTDENNSDKQNIIDEALESDEVGISADVQTGNCDSNEKEIESDVAEINSSNTMNTKDKSNSEITEVVSDNINVKEKDIPPNIISEPENGKKDGDPLTEELMDVDFTDDF